Proteins encoded by one window of Rutidosis leptorrhynchoides isolate AG116_Rl617_1_P2 chromosome 7, CSIRO_AGI_Rlap_v1, whole genome shotgun sequence:
- the LOC139857781 gene encoding protein WVD2-like 2 isoform X2, which produces MGRDVASVRIDKKPNVVKVKVNGTNHVSPQSSGESVNVRKIKTEGGSHIEKSPEKMEALGAQSTGYEVCSPGDVSPKPEPSKSSEKIMGSPVSPTSGSASLEENIATGLRISPNASSFHSPMNLKQSQNSPFSAIRVQKSDTHKYHDEEDNWSMASSAATSRTFRSRVTVGVAPSFRSAQRATQRKEFYSKLEQKHEALKAEKMEYEARTKEEQEEAIKQMRKNMVVKANPVPSFYRQGPPPKVELKKLPLTRAKSPNLSRRKSCGDTTHSSSHNEALCSKVRHSLGTYYKPWNANLSPIKQTQGRTTNGITRPKDRTTKQPSESPKGSPLKLSKETNSNVAVKS; this is translated from the exons ATGGGCAGGGATGTTGCTAGTGTACGCATTGATAAGAAGCCAAATGTTGTTAAGGTGAAGGTTAATGGTACGAATCATGTTTCTCCACAATCTTCAGGAGAAAGTGTTAATGTAAGAAAAATTAAGACCGAGGGAGGGTCACATATTGAAAAGAGTCCTGAGAAGATGGAAGCTTTAGGAGCTCAAAGCACCGGTTACGAAGTTTGTTCTCCTGGAGATGTTTCTCCGAAGCCCGAACCTTCAAAATCGAGCGAGAAGATTATGGGATCTCCTGTTAGCCCAACATCAGGGTCTGCGTCTCTTGAAGAAAACATAGCTACTGGTCTGCGTATATCACCAAATGCCAGTAGTTTCCATTCCCCTATGAACTTAAAGCAATCACAG AACTCTCCTTTTTCTGCAATAAGAGTACAAAAGTCTGATACACATAAGTATCATGACGAGGAAGATAATTGGTCTATGGCTTCATC TGCTGCAACCTCACGAACTTTCAGATCACGGGTGACAGTTGGAGTTGCTCCATCTTTCAGAAGTGCCCAACGTGCTACACAGCGTAAAGAG TTCTATTCAAAGCTGGAGCAAAAGCACGAAGCTCTTAAGGCCGAGAAGATGGAGTACGAAGCCAGGACTAAG GAGGAACAAGAAGAAGCTATTAAGCAGATGAGAAAGAACATGGTTGTTAAAGCTAACCCTGTTCCCAGTTTTTACCGCCAGGGTCCTCCACCAAAGGTTGAACTCAAAAAG CTACCTTTGACCCGTGCCAAATCACCCAATTTAAGTCGACGCAAAAGCTGTGGTGATACAACACATTCATCATCTCACAACGAAGCTCTTTGTTCGAAGGTGCGTCACAGCTTAGGCACTTATTACAAACCCTGGAATGCTAATTTAAGTCCTATCAAGCAGACGCAGGGCCGCACCACCAATGGCATCACCAGACCCAAGGACCGCACCACCAAACAGCCCAGTGAGTCACCTAAAGGTTCGCCTCTTAAGTTGTCTAAGGAGACCAACTCAAACGTCGCTGTTAAGTCATGA
- the LOC139857781 gene encoding protein WVD2-like 2 isoform X1 has product MGRDVASVRIDKKPNVVKVKVNGTNHVSPQSSGESVNVRKIKTEGGSHIEKSPEKMEALGAQSTGYEVCSPGDVSPKPEPSKSSEKIMGSPVSPTSGSASLEENIATGLRISPNASSFHSPMNLKQSQQNSPFSAIRVQKSDTHKYHDEEDNWSMASSAATSRTFRSRVTVGVAPSFRSAQRATQRKEFYSKLEQKHEALKAEKMEYEARTKEEQEEAIKQMRKNMVVKANPVPSFYRQGPPPKVELKKLPLTRAKSPNLSRRKSCGDTTHSSSHNEALCSKVRHSLGTYYKPWNANLSPIKQTQGRTTNGITRPKDRTTKQPSESPKGSPLKLSKETNSNVAVKS; this is encoded by the exons ATGGGCAGGGATGTTGCTAGTGTACGCATTGATAAGAAGCCAAATGTTGTTAAGGTGAAGGTTAATGGTACGAATCATGTTTCTCCACAATCTTCAGGAGAAAGTGTTAATGTAAGAAAAATTAAGACCGAGGGAGGGTCACATATTGAAAAGAGTCCTGAGAAGATGGAAGCTTTAGGAGCTCAAAGCACCGGTTACGAAGTTTGTTCTCCTGGAGATGTTTCTCCGAAGCCCGAACCTTCAAAATCGAGCGAGAAGATTATGGGATCTCCTGTTAGCCCAACATCAGGGTCTGCGTCTCTTGAAGAAAACATAGCTACTGGTCTGCGTATATCACCAAATGCCAGTAGTTTCCATTCCCCTATGAACTTAAAGCAATCACAG CAGAACTCTCCTTTTTCTGCAATAAGAGTACAAAAGTCTGATACACATAAGTATCATGACGAGGAAGATAATTGGTCTATGGCTTCATC TGCTGCAACCTCACGAACTTTCAGATCACGGGTGACAGTTGGAGTTGCTCCATCTTTCAGAAGTGCCCAACGTGCTACACAGCGTAAAGAG TTCTATTCAAAGCTGGAGCAAAAGCACGAAGCTCTTAAGGCCGAGAAGATGGAGTACGAAGCCAGGACTAAG GAGGAACAAGAAGAAGCTATTAAGCAGATGAGAAAGAACATGGTTGTTAAAGCTAACCCTGTTCCCAGTTTTTACCGCCAGGGTCCTCCACCAAAGGTTGAACTCAAAAAG CTACCTTTGACCCGTGCCAAATCACCCAATTTAAGTCGACGCAAAAGCTGTGGTGATACAACACATTCATCATCTCACAACGAAGCTCTTTGTTCGAAGGTGCGTCACAGCTTAGGCACTTATTACAAACCCTGGAATGCTAATTTAAGTCCTATCAAGCAGACGCAGGGCCGCACCACCAATGGCATCACCAGACCCAAGGACCGCACCACCAAACAGCCCAGTGAGTCACCTAAAGGTTCGCCTCTTAAGTTGTCTAAGGAGACCAACTCAAACGTCGCTGTTAAGTCATGA